Part of the Pseudarthrobacter sp. NBSH8 genome is shown below.
AGGGTTCGATCACATGGATCTTCTGCAGGGGAGTGACGATCAGCAACTGCAGCTTCATCCGCTGGAACAGCTCCAGTCCATAGCGCGCGGACTCGTCGGAGCCGCGGCCGAATGCCTCATCGATCACCACAAACCGGAAGCTGCGCCCACTGCCGGCATTCTTCCCGGCGCTCTTGCCGGACGCCAGCCCAAACTGGAATGCCAGGGCAGCCGCGAGAATCGTGTAGGCGAGCTTTTCCTTCTGGCCGCCGGACTTGCCCCCCGAATCCGTGAAGTGTTCAAATTCCTCGCCCGTCTCGGTCCACTTCTCCGAGGCGGAAAACGTGAACCAGTTCCGGACATCCGTGACCTTGGCGGTCCAGCGCTCGTCGAGGGTGGTGTAGCCGTCCCGCCCCCGGAACCGCTCGATCAGGCGCTCCACCTGCAGGTACTTCTGCTCGGAGTACTGGTCATCGTCGCCGATGGTGCCCTCCGAACAGGCCCGCAGGTCCAGGCCGAACTGCCGCACGTCCAGGTCGGTGCTGTTCTGGTGCTCCAGCTGGATGTGCCGGCCGGCGTTGTACTCAATCCCGGCCAGGGACAGGTTGATTTCGCCGATCCGGTTCACGATGTCCTGCCGGCGGCTGTCCAGGAACGCGTTGAACGCCACCACCTCGTGGATGGTGTTCTGGTTCAGGGATTCCTTGAAATGGGCTTCGAAGCGCGGGAGATCGTTGCTGACCAGCTGCTCCAGGAGTTGGCCGAACTCGCCCGCTGACTCCAGGGCGGCGTCGATCTCCGTGGTCTCGTTCTGGTATTTGTTCCGGAACTCAGCCATCAGCCGAACAGTTTTCTCGGCGGCCCGGGCGATCTGCTTGGACAGCGCGTCAATGGTGTCGGTCAGCCCGTTCCGGACGGCGCTTTCCACCGTGCCCGTGTTCTTGTAGGTGAGCGGCTTGCCGGCGAGTTCCGCGGCGGCGAGCCGGGCGACGGCGGCCAACACGCCGCCGTCGTCCGTTAACGGTGTCTCCCGCAGGACGTCGTGGCAGTCCTCGATCGCCTCGACGATGTCCTTGGCCGCGCCCTCGTTGGAGCCGATCCGGCGTTGGATATCATCAGCCCGCACCTGCAGGCGCTCCAGCTTTCCGGAGAGCTCGGTTTCCTTCGCCGTCAGCTGCCGTAGTACGTCGCTGGTGGACTCCAGCTGGGCTTTCTCCGCTTTGAGCTCCTCGATGCGGCGTGCGGTGAGCTGCCAGCTCAGCTCGGCGAAGTCGGACACCGCCCCGATGATGCCCAACTGCTGGTTCTGCCTGCCAATGGCGCCCAGGGAATCGTTGACCCGGGACAGCTGACCGGCTAATACGCTGAGCTGACCCTGGACCTCGTCCCGTTCCGCACGGAAGCGGCTGATCTTGTCCAGGTTGTCCCAGCCCAGGACGTAATTCCGGCGGTCCGACAGTTCCTGCCGGTCATCCTTCTCATGGCGGCCGCGGCCGCCCTTAAGCTGGCCGTTGGCGGTCAGGGCCTTGGAACGGCGGCGGAAGTCCTCAAGGGTGTCGCAGCAGAAGTAGTCGAAGCGGCTGCTGAGCTCATCCAGCAGGAAATTGCGGAAAGGAGTCCCCTGCTTGATGGCAATCTTCGCCGCCAAGGTGCCCGCCTCGGCCGGCTTCGGAGCGTACGATTCGCCGATCTTCAGGTACACCAGCCGGCCGCGCAGGTTGTTGCCGTCCACCCAGCCGCTCACCGCAGCGTAGTGCTCCGAGGGCACCAGCAGCGACAGCGCAAAGCCGCGCAGGGTGCGTTCGGCGGCGCCTTCCCAGGCCGCTTCGCCATCGCGGACGCGCAGCAGCTCGCCCGCGTACGGAAGGTGGGACTCCGCGATGCCCGTCCCCTCGCACAGACGACGGCGGAGTTCCACCTGGGGCCGCGGCAGCAGGTTGGGTCGCGCCTGCAGGCTGGTCAGCTCCGCGGCGACGTCCGCGGCGCGGCCGGTGAGCACGGTACGCGTCATACTCAGCTCGGTGCGGCTGTCCTGCGCTTCGTCGGCACGGGCGGCGAGTTCTTTTTCGACGTCGGTGAGGCGGGCCCGGTTGGCGTCGAACTGCACGCGGTCCGCCGGGGCCTGGAGGCCAAGATCGGCCGCAGCTTCGGCGTACTTCTCAAAGCGGACCCGCTGCGACCGGGACTCCTCGCCCAGCCGCGCAGCCTCGGCCTCGATGGCCGCCAGCCTGCCGCCGCCGTTGCTGCGGATATCTTCCTTGACCGCAGCCAGGTCGAGGCGGAGCTGGGTGATTTCGGTGGCCAGTTTGCCGCTGTCCTCCTGCAGCCGCAAGCCGGTGTTCCGCAGTTCCGCCTGGTGCTCGATGCTCAGCTGCAGCTTCTGGTCCGTGAACCACGGGTGCAGCTGGTCCCGCTGTTGGCGGGCGAATTCATCGTCCCGGCTCAGGGCGGCATGTTGGGCCGCGCCCTCGGTGATGGGGGTGAGCAGCCAGATCTGGTCTTTGGCACGGAGGACGGCGTCGTGGGCCTTCTTCAGGTCGTCGAAGTGGTGGATGAGGTTGCCGATCCGGGCCTCGACGTCGTCTTCCTCGAGCATGTTGGTGCGCACAAAGTTGGTGATGTTCTCCACTTGCTTCATGGACACCGTGCGGTGGAACAGCTCCATGGCCTGGTTGCCGCTGATGCCGAACTGCCGCTTGAACGCCGCCGCGTATGGCTCGAAGGTTTCATGGATGGACGCCCCGGCAGCCCGGAGCTGTTTCTTCAGCTTCGCGGGGTCCTGGCCGAAATTGCCGAAGTCTCCGGCGATGGACTGCTCGCCCTCCACCAGCGAGTAGAAGCGGTTGGGCTGGCCGGCTTCCTG
Proteins encoded:
- a CDS encoding ATP-binding protein — its product is MTTGTAAAVSDGTDQQEMLFSLDEKADDAGTPPGFRLHRLELLNWGTFHQEVRTFRLDGSNSLLTGDIGSGKSTVVDAITTLLLPANRIEYNKAAGAQKKERTLMSYVRGFHKSTRSAGGEYSKPVALRGTGKLTVVLGVFHNAVLGKSITLAITLWATQEAGQPNRFYSLVEGEQSIAGDFGNFGQDPAKLKKQLRAAGASIHETFEPYAAAFKRQFGISGNQAMELFHRTVSMKQVENITNFVRTNMLEEDDVEARIGNLIHHFDDLKKAHDAVLRAKDQIWLLTPITEGAAQHAALSRDDEFARQQRDQLHPWFTDQKLQLSIEHQAELRNTGLRLQEDSGKLATEITQLRLDLAAVKEDIRSNGGGRLAAIEAEAARLGEESRSQRVRFEKYAEAAADLGLQAPADRVQFDANRARLTDVEKELAARADEAQDSRTELSMTRTVLTGRAADVAAELTSLQARPNLLPRPQVELRRRLCEGTGIAESHLPYAGELLRVRDGEAAWEGAAERTLRGFALSLLVPSEHYAAVSGWVDGNNLRGRLVYLKIGESYAPKPAEAGTLAAKIAIKQGTPFRNFLLDELSSRFDYFCCDTLEDFRRRSKALTANGQLKGGRGRHEKDDRQELSDRRNYVLGWDNLDKISRFRAERDEVQGQLSVLAGQLSRVNDSLGAIGRQNQQLGIIGAVSDFAELSWQLTARRIEELKAEKAQLESTSDVLRQLTAKETELSGKLERLQVRADDIQRRIGSNEGAAKDIVEAIEDCHDVLRETPLTDDGGVLAAVARLAAAELAGKPLTYKNTGTVESAVRNGLTDTIDALSKQIARAAEKTVRLMAEFRNKYQNETTEIDAALESAGEFGQLLEQLVSNDLPRFEAHFKESLNQNTIHEVVAFNAFLDSRRQDIVNRIGEINLSLAGIEYNAGRHIQLEHQNSTDLDVRQFGLDLRACSEGTIGDDDQYSEQKYLQVERLIERFRGRDGYTTLDERWTAKVTDVRNWFTFSASEKWTETGEEFEHFTDSGGKSGGQKEKLAYTILAAALAFQFGLASGKSAGKNAGSGRSFRFVVIDEAFGRGSDESARYGLELFQRMKLQLLIVTPLQKIHVIEPFVSHVGFVANTNGDDSQLRNMTIQEYRDERARRA